GCGTTAAACAAAGGTTTTAACTCTTTAAAGAAAAAATCAACTGATATCTCTGCACCTCAAAAACGTGGTGTATGTACTCGTGTTGGTACAATGACTCCAAAGAAACCTAACTCAGCGTTACGTAAATACGCTCGTGTACGTTTAACAAACGGTATCGAGGTTACAGCTTACATCCCAGGTATCGGTCATAACCTACAAGAGCATAGCGTAGTATTAATTCGCGGTGGTCGTGTAAAGGATTTACCGGGGGTACGTTACCACATCGTTCGTGGTGCGCTTGACACAGCTGGTGTTGACAAACGTATGCAAGGACGTTCTAAATATGGTACTAAGAGACCAAAACCTGCTAAAAAATAATAACTTTAAAATGAAAGGAGGAACTCAATATGCCTCGTAAAGGACCTGTTGCTAAACGTGACGTGTTACCAGATCCAATGTACAATTCGAAGCTAGTAACACGCCTTATCAACAAAATGATGGTTGACGGTAAAAAAGGTAAATCTCAAACAATTCTTTATAATGCGTTCGATATCGTAAACGAACGTACTGGTAAAGAGCCAATGGAAGTATTCGAGCAAGCTCTTAAGAACATCATGCCTGTTCTTGAAGTACGTGCTCGTCGTGTTGGTGGTGCTAACTACCAAGTTCCAGTTGAGGTTCGTCCAGAACGCCGTACAACTTTAGGTCTTCGTTGGTTAGTAAACTACGCTCGTCTTCGTGGTGAAAAAACTATGGAAGAGCGTCTTGCTAACGAAATCTTAGATGCAGCTAACAACGCTGGTGCATCTGTTAAGAAACGTGAAGACACTCATAAAATGGCAGAAGCTAACAAAGCATTTGCTCATTACCGTTGGTAGGATTCAACGTAAAATAAATGTAAGCATAAACCGCTTTATTTGTCGCTTATGGAAGTGTGGAGAGGGAGAATGCCTCTCCCTTTCATCGGGCGCTCGTTTTACATAATGAGAGTACTGGACATACTGACATGTGTAACAATATAAAGTGGCTTTTTTGCTACTTAAAATAAAAAAATCCAATCCATATATGGAAGGAGCAAGACACCAAATGGCAAGAGAGTTCTCTTTAGAAAACACTCGTAATATTGGTATCATGGCTCACATCGATGCTGGTAAAACAACAGCAACTGAGCGTATTCTGTACTACACAGGACGTATTCATAAAATCGGTGAAACTCACGAAGGTGCATCTCAGATGGACTGGATGGAGCAAGAGCAAGAGCGTGGTATCACAATTACTTCTGCTGCAACTACAGCACAATGGAAAGGTCATCGTGTAAACATCATTGATACTCCAGGACACGTAGATTTCACAGTAGAAGTAGAACGTTCTTTACGCGTACTTGATGGTGCTGTAGCAGTACTTGATGCGCAATCTGGTGTAGAACCACAAACAGAAACTGTTTGGCGTCAGGCTACTACTTACGGCGTACCTCGTATCGTATTCGTTAACAAAATGGATAAGATCGGTGCAGATTTCTTATACTCTGTAGGAACAATCCACGATCGTTTACAAGCAAACGCACATCCAATTCAGTTACCAATCGGTGCTGAAGAT
This genomic interval from Bacillus thuringiensis contains the following:
- the rpsL gene encoding 30S ribosomal protein S12; amino-acid sequence: MPTINQLVRNGRTDKVWKSKSPALNKGFNSLKKKSTDISAPQKRGVCTRVGTMTPKKPNSALRKYARVRLTNGIEVTAYIPGIGHNLQEHSVVLIRGGRVKDLPGVRYHIVRGALDTAGVDKRMQGRSKYGTKRPKPAKK
- the rpsG gene encoding 30S ribosomal protein S7, with product MPRKGPVAKRDVLPDPMYNSKLVTRLINKMMVDGKKGKSQTILYNAFDIVNERTGKEPMEVFEQALKNIMPVLEVRARRVGGANYQVPVEVRPERRTTLGLRWLVNYARLRGEKTMEERLANEILDAANNAGASVKKREDTHKMAEANKAFAHYRW